In the Gossypium raimondii isolate GPD5lz chromosome 9, ASM2569854v1, whole genome shotgun sequence genome, one interval contains:
- the LOC128032533 gene encoding uncharacterized protein LOC128032533 translates to MESPALSGRMARWQILLSKYDILYVSQKSIKGSTIADFLVSRAMEEYESLIFDFPNEDLMCISKKEGKSSIEKSWKMSFNGALNALGHGIGAVLVSLEMDHYPLTARLNFSYTNNITEYEAFIMGLRAAIERKIKILEFRDLVVELVKELKEVTFHYFPREENQLAGALATLASMFKANRETEIMPIQMSIYETLAHYFSIEEESDGRPWFHDILEYIKNQKYPEQANENDNRTLRRMAIGFVLDEDILYKRGKDQVLPRCVDAIDARNILEEVHEGICGMHASGFTMAGQIMRLGYFWLTMERDCIGYARKCHKCQIYGDKIHAAPSPLYVMTSLWPFSMWGMDIKHHNSSPYHRKMNGAVEATNKNIKRIIRKMNETYKDWHEKLPFSLYAYRTSMRTSTRATHFSLVYGMEVVLPIEVEIPSLRVLMESKLEESEWVRARYDQLNLIEGNP, encoded by the exons atggaatcACCCGCACTCTCAGGAAGAATGGCACGATGGCAGATCTTATTGTCTAAGTATGACATCTTGTATGTGAGTCAAAAGTCGATAAAAGGAAGCACGATAGCTGACTTCTTAGTAAGTCGAGCAATGGAAGAATACGAGTCTTTGAtatttgatttcccaaatgaagacTTGATGTGCATTTCAAAAAAAGAGGGCAAGTCATCAATAGAGAAATCATGGAAGATGAGCTTTAATGGTGCATTGAATGCATTGGGGCATGGGATCGGAGCAGTCTTAGTGTCACTGGAAATGGACCATTACCCACTCACTGCTAGATTGAATTTCTCCTATACCAATAATATAACGGAGTATGAAGCTTTCATCATGGGACTCCGTGCAGCTATCGAGaggaaaatcaaaatcttaGAG TTTCGTGATCTCGTGGTAGAATTGGTCAAAGAATTGAAAGAAGTGACTTTTCACTACTTCCCACGAGAAGAAAACCAGTTGGCTGGTGCTTTGGCCACCttggcttcaatgttcaaagCAAACAGAGAAACCGAAATAATGCCTATCCAAATGAGCATATATGAGACCCTCGCACACTATTTTAGCATTGAGGAGGAGTCAGACGGACGACCATGGTTCCATGATATCTTGGAGTATATCAAGAATCAAAAGTACCCCGAGCAAGCAAATGAGAATGACAACAGAACTCTTAGGAGAATGGCAATTGGATTTGTTCTTGACGAGGATATCCTatacaaaagaggaaaagatcaaGTGCTCCCGAGATGCGTGGACGCTATTGATGCTAGAAATATACTTGAGGAGGTTCACGAAGGAATTTGTGGAATGCATGCCAGTGGTTTCACTATGGCCGGACAGATTATGAGACTTGGTTATTTTTGGCTGACGATGGAAAGGGATTGCATTGGATATGCACGAAAGTGTCATAAGTGTCAAATTTACGGCGATAAAATTCATGCAGCTCCTTCACCCCTTTATGTCATGACTTCTCTATGGCCtttttctatgtggggcatggat ataaagcatcataattcttcacccTATCACCGGAAGATGAATGGAGCAGTGGAAGCGactaataagaacattaagaggaTTATCAGGAAGATGAATGAGACATATAAAGACTGGCACGAGAAGCTACCATTTTCTTTGTACGCATACCGCACCTCTATGCGAACATCTACGAGGGCAACTCATTTTTCTCTAGTCTACGGAATGGAAGTTGTTCTGCCCATTGAAGTGGAGATCCCATCCCTACGTGTCTTGATGGAATCAAAACTAGAAGAATCCGAATGGGTTCGAGCTAGATATGATCAGCTAAATCTTATTGAGGGAAACCCTTGA